A genomic window from Prunus persica cultivar Lovell chromosome G2, Prunus_persica_NCBIv2, whole genome shotgun sequence includes:
- the LOC18785331 gene encoding protein DETOXIFICATION 35 codes for MEEPLLPAVNGDGVRDYGPVTSWKDARSVTWTETKKLWKIGGPIAFTIICNFGTNSVSTMFVGHLGNLQLSAVSISLSVISVFSFGFMLGMGSALETLCGQAFGAGRVNMLGVYMQRSWIILLASCVILTPIYVFSAPILKLIGQDKEVADLAGNFTVCVIPQLFSLAIMFPSQKFLQAQSKVAVLAWIGFLALIIHIGWLFLFIYVLDWGIYGAAIAFDITGWELAICQVIYIIGWCNEGWSGFSWLAFKDIWAFVRLSLESAVMLCLEVWYMMSIIILTGHLSNAVISIDSLSICMNLNGWEGMLFIGINAAVSVRVSNELGLGRPRAAKFAVFVTVVESLLIGIVCMIVVLIAKDYFSVIFTSNAELQQAVAKLAFLLGITMVLNSVQPVISGVAIGGGWQGLVAYINLGCYYIFGLPFGYLLGYTAKLGVKGIWGGMICGTALQTLLLLIVLYRTNWNKEVEQSSERMKKWGGQNVEDEKIANNRI; via the exons GCTTCCGGCAGTGAACGGCGATGGTGTTCGAGACTATGGGCCGGTGACGAGCTGGAAGGATGCTCGGTCGGTGACGTGGACAGAGACTAAGAAGCTGTGGAAAATAGGGGGGCCCATCGCCTTCACAATCATCTGCAACTTTGGTACCAACTCTGTTTCCACCATGTTCGTTGGACACCTCGGAAACCTTCAGCTCTCTGCCgtctcaatctctctctctgtgatctCAGTCTTCTCTTTCGGCTTCATG CTCGGCATGGGCAGTGCATTAGAGACGCTTTGTGGTCAAGCATTTGGTGCTGGAAGGGTTAACATGCTTGGAGTGTACATGCAAAGGTCATGGATCATTCTATTGGCCAGCTGTGTCATCCTCACGCCAATCTACGTTTTCTCTGCCCCGATTTTAAAGCTTATTGGGCAGGACAAAGAAGTGGCTGATCTTGCTGGAAACTTCACCGTATGTGTCATTCCTCAGTTATTCTCACTTGCCATCATGTTCCCTTCCCAGAAGTTCCTTCAGGCACAAAGCAAGGTTGCTGTTCTTGCATGGATTGGTTTTCTGGCCCTTATTATACACATTGGATGGCTCTTTCTCTTCATTTACGTGTTGGATTGGGGCATCTATGGTGCAGCTATAGCATTTGATATCACAGGTTGGGAACTTGCGATTTGTCAAGTTATTTATATAATCGGTTGGTGCAATGAAGGGTGGAGTGGTTTTTCATGGTTAGCTTTCAAAGACATCTGGGCCTTTGTCAGGCTCTCGCTCGAATCAGCTGTCATGCTTTGCCTTGAGGTTTGGTATATGATGAGTATAATCATTCTTACTGGCCATCTTAGCAATGCTGTGATTTCTATTGATTCACTTTCTATCTG CATGAATCTCAATGGATGGGAAGGAATGTTGTTCATTGGAATTAATGCTGCTGTAAG TGTTCGAGTTTCCAATGAACTTGGATTGGGACGTCCAAGAGCAGCTAAATTCGCTGTCTTCGTGACAGTCGTTGAGTCTCTGCTCATTGGGATTGTTTGCATGATTGTCGTCTTGATAGCGAAAGACTACTTTTCTGTCATCTTCACAAGCAACGCGGAATTGCAACAAGCTGTTGCGAAGCTAGCATTTCTTCTTGGAATTACCATGGTTCTTAATAGTGTCCAACCCGTCATTTCGG GTGTTGCTATTGGAGGCGGATGGCAAGGACTGGTGGCTTATATCAACTTGGGTTGTTATTACATTTTTGGCCTCCCATTTGGATACCTTCTTGGTTATACAGCAAAATTGGGAGTTAAG GGAATTTGGGGAGGCATGATATGTGGAACTGCTCTTCAAACGTTGCTTCTCTTGATAGTGCTTTATAGAACCAACTGGAACAAGGAG GTTGAACAATCTTCGGAGCGAATGAAGAAGTGGGGTGGACAAAACGTTGAAGATGAGAAGATTGCTAACAACCGTATATGA
- the LOC18787532 gene encoding UPF0496 protein At3g49070 has translation MGKRISARIRKFISSTEPGPTRPTTSMGVDVTEEYANAFRTESYLDFWTRVVALSNGDLTKSNKRMPMESTTAARLPSYRLFAEHLLDPDQPMVARILTMAPDHPTLLSDYFTQTADASILCGLLLKDIDRTRVKYRSIKTSLQSLNDRSTPETLTRLTKLTSALSLIRIQAIQAGCSKLLKRLESTRNKARAKLRLANKLRAGSAIFLVALTASLSVIVVTHALALVVAMPAFIAASLDLASARRLARMAAQLDAATKGTYILNRDLETVSRLVARLNDEIEHMHGMVTFWVGRGEDWSQASGEVGRQLKKNDCSFRQQLDELEEHLYLCFMTINRARNLVVKEILDPGHTHSTQ, from the exons ATGGGGAAAAGAATTAGTGCGCGCATCCGAAAATTTATTTCCAGTACtg AACCCGGGCCCACCAGACCGACTACTTCAATGGGTGTGGATGTAACAGAAGAATACGCTAATGCCTTCCGCACCGAATCATACCTCGACTTCTGGACACGTGTCGTGGCATTATCCAATGGAGACTTAACCAAGTCCAACAAGCGCATGCCAATGGAGTCAACTACCGCAGCTCGGCTCCCATCCTATCGGCTCTTCGCGGAGCACCTTTTGGATCCGGACCAACCCATGGTTGCTCGGATCTTAACCATGGCCCCGGACCACCCCACACTCTTATCCGACTACTTCACCCAAACAGCCGACGCTTCCATCCTATGTGGCCTCCTATTAAAAGACATTGACCGTACACGTGTCAAATACCGTTCCATCAAAACCAGCCTCCAATCCTTAAATGACAGGTCTACCCCTGAAACACTTACCCGCCTAACGAAATTAACCAGTGCCTTGTCCCTGATTCGCATTCAAGCCATTCAAGCTGGGTGCTCAAAGTTGCTAAAACGGCTCGAGTCAACTCGCAACAAGGCTCGAGCAAAGCTTCGGCTAGCGAACAAATTAAGAGCCGGCTCAGCTATTTTCTTAGTGGCGCTAACGGCTTCGTTAAGTGTAATTGTAGTCACGCATGCTCTTGCACTAGTTGTGGCGATGCCGGCTTTTATAGCTGCTTCTCTTGACTTGGCTTCGGCGAGGAGGCTAGCGAGGATGGCTGCTCAGCTCGATGCAGCCACCAAGGGGACTTACATACTAAACAGAGATCTAGAGACTGTTAGCCGGCTCGTGGCTCGGCTGAATGATGAGATAGAGCATATGCATGGCATGGTTACGTTTTGGGTGGGGCGTGGAGAGGACTGGAGCCAAGCCAGCGGCGAAGTGGGTCGCCAgctgaagaaaaatgattGTAGCTTTAGGCAGCAGCTTGATGAGCTAGAGGAACATTTGTATCTGTGTTTCATGACCATTAACAGGGCCAGAAATCTAGTTGTGAAGGAAATTCTGGATCCGGGCCATACTCATAGCACACAATGA
- the LOC18785591 gene encoding sec-independent protein translocase protein TATB, chloroplastic codes for MVMASAIAAATFVCSPASAPRGTKSAIYNPSSSLISRPQNPKFQLCSVFPPLGLSPFSPWSGLKHLGISFTPKSLKLERKGRHKGMVVYASLFGVGAPEALVIGVVALLVFGPKGLAEVARNLGKTLRAFQPTIRELQDVSREFKSTLEKEIGLDDISPSAIDTYNANKMAATSTPSSATTTSTPSSAATAAPSSDATTSTPSSDATTSTPTSTATTGDAETTAEPNGAPSPSRAYTSEEYLKITEEQLKAAAAQNQGQTSTPVESQLEPQTPSQATVEETAARTPSTQQPQSEA; via the exons ATGGTCATGGCCTCGGCTATTGCTGCTGCTACATTTGTGTGTTCACCAGCATCAGCTCCCAGAGGCACAAAATCAGCCATATACAACCCGTCTTCTTCGCTGATATCACGcccccaaaacccaaaatttcaactttgTTCTGTGTTTCCTCCACTGGGTCTTAGTCCTTTCTCACCATGGAGTGGCTTGAAGCACCTGGGTATCTCATTCACGCCGAAATCTTTAAAATTAG AGAGGAAGGGAAGGCATAAGGGTATGGTGGTTTATGCATCTCTGTTTGGGGTTGGAGCTCCTGAGGCTCTGGTTATTGGGGTGGTGGCTTTGTTGGTTTTTGGTCCCAAAGGTCTTGCTGAG GTTGCTCGGAATTTAGGAAAGACTTTGCGTGCTTTTCAACCCACCATTAGAGAACTTCAG GACGTTTCTAGGGAATTCAAGAGCACCCTTGAAAAGGAGATTGGTCTTGATGACATTTCACCTTCAGCAATAGACACATACAATGCCAACAAAATGGCCGCTACTTCAACCCCTTCATCAGCTACCACAACTTCAACCCCTTCATCGGCTGCCACGGCTGCCCCTTCATCAGATGCCACTACTTCAACCCCTTCATCAGATGCCACTACTTCAACCCCTACATCAACTGCCACGACTGGAGATGCAGAAACCACGGCCGAACCCA ATGGGGCTCCGTCACCAAGCAGAGCATACACCAGCGAAGAGTACCTAAAAATCACAGAGGAGCAGCTAAAAGCAGCTGCTGCCCAAAATCAGGGGCAGACATCTACTCCAGTGGAAAGTCAACTTGAACCTCAAACTCCATCTCAAG CTACCGTTGAAGAAACTGCTGCTAGAACTCCATCGACTCAACAACCTCAAAGTGAGGCATAA
- the LOC18784945 gene encoding methyltransferase-like protein 1 — MDSPERSRSHVKREVEDSSNLKSDRAGEDEEWEGSDKRKHRSSRSRKSGNGEDTGAQDSSGRRRNYGDRSESRKRSGGSSNADSDEDDYDSRKESRSKQMKKKQEESSLEKLSSWYQDGELENKQDGGDKLGGRGPIRGEENDRRKMSSRLTQHENSQSKSKSKEERSHDGELEKALERDSRHSEKKESSREKTHGSSEQVRNSRRRWDESDGGRKAEESHHERSDSRSNKPSDPKYESSKEKSVSVRNEPSESKIKGLDSNSDRGTKSNNREERKADGEKSKGKSRPETLEEDNRASPASREDRSGREKTEKHRQQKTPIGRDVAESRERSLNADEESNVGTKEKGAREVGSTTRSRTPERSGRRYQDSEYFEMDYDRNFNLKRKELEKDGYRDDRPKGRDDSWSDRNRDREGSKENWKRRQPSSNEKDSKNGDIIYDHGREWELPRHGRERADNERPHGRSGNRKDGSRGEAVKTSSNFGISNENYDVIEIQTKPIDYGRAESASNFARRTEVGQQSDGKSAPSDEEWAYMQDDRTRRSDMHGSGPPREDSKERYTDDITSLRDQNSWREDFDSHGGKGRGQKGSMPGRGAGGQSSGGGSQPPYGNSEPGPFNRNAPQGVKGGRVGRGGRGRLTGRDSQQVGIPLPIMGSPFGPLGMPPPGPMQPLTPSMSPAPGPPMNPGVFIPPFPPPVWPGARGVDMNMLAVPPGLSSVSPGSSGPRFPPNMGTPTNAAMFFNQSGHGRGVPPSISGPGFNAAGPMGRGTLGDKNTGGWVPHKSSGPPGKAPSRGEQNDYSQNFVDTGMRPQNFIRELELTNVVEDYPKLRELIQKKDEIVAKAASHPMYYKCDLKEFELSPEFFGTKFDVILVDPPWEEYVHRAPGVADHTEYWTFEEIMNLKIEAIADTPSFIFLWVGDGMGLEQGRQCLKKWGFRRCEDICWVKTNKTNATPGLRHDAHTLFQHSKEHCLMGIKGTVRRSTDGHIIHANIDTDVIIAEEPPYGSTQKPEDMYRIIEHFALGRRRLELFGEDHNIRSGWLTAGKGLSSSNFNAEAYLRNFADKDGKVWQGGGGRNPPPEAPHLVVTTPDIEALRPKSPMKNQQQLQQQNSASISLTTANSSNRRPAGNSPQNPTALCINQEASSSNPSTPAPWASQLEGFKGREGNNLPSDDKVFDMYGYSGQANGDFTDFESHRHMNLL, encoded by the exons ATGGACTCTCCTGAACGTAGTCGGAGTCATGTGAAACGAGAAGTAGAGGATAGCTCAAATTTGAAGAGTGATAGGGCCGGAGAAGATGAAGAGTGGGAGGGCAGTGATAAGAGGAAGCACAGGTCGAGCAGATCAAGAAAATCTGGTAATGGAGAAGACACTGGAGCACAAGATAGCAGTggcagaagaagaaattatgGGGACAGAAGTGAGAGCCGAAAAAGATCTGGTGGCTCTAGCAATGCAGATAGTGATGAAGACGATTATGACTCAAGAAAAGAGTCACGCTCTAAGcagatgaagaaaaaacaagaagagagCAGTTTGGAAAAGTTAAGCAGTTGGTATCAGGATGGGGAATTAGAGAACAAGCAAGATGGTGGAGATAAATTGGGGGGTAGAGGACCAATTCGAGGGGAAGAAAATGATAGAAGGAAAATGAGCTCAAGGCTAACACAGCATGAGAATTCTCAGAGTAAaagtaagagcaaagaagaaagGTCCCATGATGGAGAGCTTGAAAAGGCACTGGAAAGAGATTCCAGGCAttcagaaaagaaggaaagcagCCGAGAGAAGACTCATGGATCTTCTGAACAGGTGAGGAACTCGAGAAGAAGATGGGATGAATCAGATGGTGGAAGGAAAGCAGAAGAAAGTCATCACGAAAGATCTGATTCAAGAAGCAATAAGCCTTCTGATCCTAAGTATGAGAGTTCTAAGGAGAAAAGTGTTTCTGTGAGAAATGAACCCAGCGAGAGTAAAATCAAGGGTTTAGATTCAAACAGTGACAGGGGTACCAAATCTAAcaacagagaagagagaaaagctGATGGGGAGAAGAGTAAGGGTAAAAGTAGGCCAGAAACACTTGAAGAAGATAATAGGGCTAGTCCTGCCTCTCGTGAAGACAGATCAGGCAGGGAGAAAACTGAAAAGCATAGACAGCAGAAAACTCCCATTGGTCGGGATGTGGCCGAAAGCAGGGAGAGGTCTTTGAATGCTGATGAAGAATCAAATGTGGGGACGAAAGAGAAGGGTGCTAGAGAAGTAGGAAGTACCACCAGGTCGAGGACACCTGAGAGGAGTGGGAGGCGTTATCAGGATTCAGAATACTTTGAGATGGATTATGACAGAAATTTTAATCTCAAGCGGAAGGAACTGGAAAAAGATGGTTATAGGGATGATCGACCTAAAGGCAGAGATGATAGCTGGAGTGACAGGAATAGGGATCGGGAAGGTTCCAAAGAGAACTGGAAAAGAAGGCAACCTAGCAGTAATGAAAAAGATTCCAAGAATGGGGATATCATTTATGATCATGGTAGGGAGTGGGAGCTGCCGAGACACGGTCGTGAGAGGGCTGATAATGAAAGGCCACATGGTCGGTCTGGTAATAGGAAAGATGGAAGCCGAGGCGAAGCTGTGAAAACCTCatcaaattttggaatttcaaatgaaaattacgATGTGATTGAGATCCAAACTAAGCCTATAGATTATGGAAGAGCAGAATCAGCATCCAACTTTGCTAGGAGAACCGAAGTAGGTCAGCAATCTGATGGGAAATCAGCACCAAGTGATGAAGAGTGGGCATATATGCAGGATGACAGGACAAGAAGGAGTGATATGCATGGATCTGGACCGCCAAGGGAAGATTCAAAGGAAAGATATACAGATGATATTACCTCCTTGCGAGATCAGAATTCTTGGAGGGAGGACTTTGATTCCCATGGAGGGAAGGGAAGAGGACAGAAAGGTTCTATGCCTGGGCGTGGTGCTGGTGGCCAAAGTTCTGGTGGTGGTTCACAGCCTCCATATGGAAATTCGGAGCCAGGACCTTTTAATAGGAATGCTCCGCAAGGAGTAAAAGGGGGTAGAGTTGGCAGAGGAGGAAGGGGTAGGCTTACTGGAAGAGACAGCCAACAGGTAGGAATCCCACTTCCAATAATGGGATCGCCATTTGGACCTCTTGGAATGCCTCCACCTGGACCAATGCAGCCACTTACACCTAGCATGTCACCTGCTCCAGGTCCACCAATGAACCCTGGTGTATTCATTCCACCATTTCCTCCTCCCGTGTGGCCTGGTGCTCGGGGAGTTGACATGAATATGTTAGCTGTCCCACCTGGTCTCTCCTCGGTCTCTCCTGGATCGTCAGGTCCGAGATTTCCTCCTAATATGGGGACTCCGACAAACGCTGCCATGTTTTTTAACCAATCTGGCCATGGAAGAGGAGTTCCTCCAAGCATATCCGGCCCTGGTTTTAATGCAGCTGGACCAATGGGAAGAGGAACTCTGGGTGATAAAAATACAGGTGGCTGGGTTCCTCATAAAAGTAGTGGACCTCCTGGTAAAGCTCCTTCTAGAGGAGAGCAGAATGATTACTCTCAAAATTTTGTCGATACTGGTATGCGACCCCAGAATTTCATCAGGGAGCTAGAGCTTACAAATGTTGTGGAGGACTACCCCAAGCTTAGGGAGCTTATACAGAAAAAGGACGAGATTGTGGCTAAAGCTGCTTCACATCCCATGTATTACAAATGTGACCTGAAAGAGTTTGAGCTATCCCCAGAGTTCTTTGGAACCAAGTTTGATGTCATTCTTGTGGATCCACCTTGGGAGGAATATGTTCATCGTGCTCCTGGTGTTGCTGACCATACGGAGTACTGGACGTTTGAAGAAATAATGAATCTTAAGATTGAG GCAATAGCAGACACACCgtctttcattttcctttggGTGGGCGATGGCATGGGTCTTGAGCAGGGTCGCCAATGTCTAAAAAAG TGGGGATTTCGTAGGTGCGAAGATATATGTTGGGTGAAGACGAACAAAACTAATGCGACTCCTGGTTTACGGCATGATGCTCATACTTTGTTTCAGCACTCAAAG GAACATTGCTTGATGGGAATAAAAGGCACTGTTCGTCGCAGCACTGATGGCCATATAATCCACGCCAACATTGATACCGATGTTATAATAGCTGAGGAACCCCCATACG GTTCAACCCAAAAGCCTGAGGATATGTACAGGATTATTGAGCACTTTGCCCTTGGCCGCAGGAGGCTTGAACTCTTTGGTGAAGACCACAATATTCGGTCTGGTTGGCTGACTGCTGGAAAAGGACTATCCTCATCAAATTTCAATGCCGAG GCCTATCTCAGGAACTTTGCTGATAAGGACGGAAAAGTTTGGCAAGGAGGGGGTGGACGAAATCCACCTCCAGAGGCACCTCATCTTGTTGTGACAACCCCCGACATAGAGGCCCTTCGGCCCAAGTCGCCAATGAAAAACCAGCAGCAACTGCAGCAACAGAATTCAGCATCCATTTCTCTGACCACGGCAAATTCCTCCAACAGAAGGCCGGCTGGAAATTCACCACAAAATCCAACTGCTCTATGTATTAACCAAGAGGCTTCAAGTTCCAATCCCTCAACGCCAGCTCCTTGGGCTTCGCAATTGGAGGGGTTTAAAGGGCGAGAGGGCAACAATTTGCCATCAGATGATAAGGTTTTTGATATGTATGGGTACAGTGGACAAGCAAATGGAGACTTTACAGATTTCGAGTCTCACAGACACATGAATTTGTTGTAA
- the LOC18786859 gene encoding uncharacterized protein LOC18786859: MRSVNSSVDTINAAATAIVSAEARPQPTTVPKRRWGSCWSLYWCFGPHKNKRIGHAVLVPEPVVPGAAVSAIDNQTTSTAIVVPFIAPPSSPASFLPSDPPSATQSPAGFLSLKSLSANAYSPGGPASIFSIGPYAYETQLVSPPVFSTFNTEPSTAPFTPPPESVQLTTPSSPEVPFAQLLTSSLDRNRRNSGTNQKFALSHYEFQPYQQYPGSPGGNLISPGSAVSNSGTSSPFPDRHPVLEFRMGEAPKLFGFDHFTTRKWGSRIGSGSLTPDGVGLGSRLGSGSLTPDGNELGSRLGSGCVTPNGAGIGSRLGSGCLTPDGPGPASRDSFLLENQISEVASLANSESGCQTVETVFDHRVSFELTGEDVACCLANKAVASNRTASGSSKVIASEYPSERDALSSDSSNHCEFSVEESSSRIPENVSGEGEDQGYRKHRSITLGSTKDFNFDNTKAEVPNKPNIGSEWWANKNVAAKESKPCNDWTFFPILQPGVR, translated from the exons ATGAGAAGCGTCAATAGCAGCGTTGATACTATCAACGCCGCCGCCACTGCCATCGTCTCAGCCGAAGCTCGACCTCAGCCCACCACCGTCCCT AAAAGAAGATGGGGAAGCTGCTGGAGCCTATATTGGTGCTTTGGGCCTCATAAAAACAAGCGAATTGGTCATGCTGTCCTCGTTCCTGAGCCCGTAGTTCCAGGAGCTGCAGTTTCTGCCATTGATAACCAAACAACCTCAACTGCAATTGTAGTACCCTTCATTGCCCCTCCATCTTCTCCTGCATCTTTCCTCCCATCTGATCCACCATCTGCTACCCAATCACCTGCTGGATTTCTGTCCCTCAAATCTCTATCTGCCAATGCCTATTCTCCGGGTGGTCCTGCTTCCATCTTTTCCATTGGCCCTTATGCATATGAGACCCAGTTAGTCTCACCACCTGTATTCTCTACCTTCAACACTGAACCATCTACTGCTCCATTCACTCCCCCTCCCGAATCTGTGCAGTTGACTACACCTTCATCCCCTGAAGTGCCTTTTGCTCAACTTCTGACTTCTTCACTGGACCGAAATCGTAGAAATAGTGGTACCAACCAGAAGTTTGCATTGTCACACTACGAATTCCAGCCTTACCAACAATATCCAGGAAGTCCGGGTGGTAATCTCATATCACCAGGATCAGCAGTCTCAAATTCTGGCACATCTTCTCCTTTTCCTGACAGACACCCTGTGCTTGAGTTTCGCATGGGAGAAGCTCCAAAACTCTTTGGCTTTGATCATTTCACCACTCGTAAGTGGGGTTCTAGGATAGGTTCTGGATCATTGACCCCAGATGGTGTGGGGCTGGGTTCTAGGCTAGGTTCTGGGTCATTAACGCCGGATGGTAATGAGTTAGGTTCAAGGCTAGGCTCTGGATGTGTGACCCCCAATGGTGCTGGAATCGGTTCCAGGTTGGGTTCTGGCTGTTTGACGCCTGATGGTCCTGGCCCTGCCTCTAGAGACAGTTTCCTTCTGGAGAACCAGATATCTGAGGTGGCATCCCTGGCCAACTCAGAGAGTGGATGTCAAACTGTAGAAACTGTATTTGATCATAGGGTGTCATTTGAATTGACTGGTGAAGATGTTGCGTGCTGTCTTGCAAATAAAGCAGTGGCATCAAATAGAACTGCATCAGGATCTTCAAAGGTTATAGCATCAGAATACCCAAGTGAAAGAGATGCGTTATCTTCAGATTCTAGTAATCACTGTGAGTTTAGTGTTGAGGAAAGTTCCAGTAGAATTCCTGAAAATGTTTCTGGAGAAGGGGAGGATCAAGGTTACCGGAAGCATAGATCCATCACCCTTGGGTCAACGAAGGACTTTAATTTTGACAACACAAAGGCTGAAGTTCCCAATAAGCCCAACATTGGCTCAGAGTGGTGGGCTAACAAAAATGTTGCTGCTAAGGAATCTAAGCCTTGTAATGACTGGACTTTCTTTCCAATTCTACAACCT
- the LOC18785452 gene encoding BAHD acyltransferase DCR — protein MAAELGKKEEILKVKVTNKTHVKPNKKIGKKECQLVTFDLPYLAFYYNQKLLFYKGAEYEEMVKKLKEGLEVVLVEFYQLAGKLGKDEEGVFRVEYGDEMEGVEVVEAASEEICVADLAVEEGTSALKDLIPYNGILNLEGIHRPLLALQLTKLKDGLAIGCAFNHAILDGTSTWHFMSSWAEICNGSKSISAEPFLDRTQARNTRVKLDLSPPPSNGDASSNAKADPNLRERVFRFSEAAIDKIKSTINANAPSDGSKPFSTFQSLSVHIWRHVTKARHLKPEDYTVFTVFADCRKRVDPPMPDTYFGNLIQAVFTVTAAGLLSANSPEFGASMIQKAIEAHNSKAIDERNKEWEKSPKIFEFKDAGVNCVAVGSSPRFRVYEVDFGWGKPEGVRSGSNNRFDGMVYLYQGKSGGRSIDVEISLEAPTMEKLEKDESFVLIGN, from the exons ATGGCAGCTGAGTTGGGAAAAAAGGAGGAAATCTTGAAGGTGAAAGTCACTAACAAAACCCATGTGAAGCCCAACAAGAAGATAGGTAAGAAAGAATGCCAGCTCGTCACATTTGACCTCCCCTACCTGGCTTTTTACTACAACCAGAAGTTACTGTTTTACAAGGGGGCAGAGTATGAGGAAATGGTGAAGAAGCTGAAGGAGGGTTTGGAGGTGGTTCTGGTGGAGTTTTATCAGCTGGCTGGGAAGCTTGGGAAAGATGAGGAAGGAGTGTTTAGGGTTGAGTATGGTGATGAGATGGAGGGTGTGGAGGTTGTGGAGGCTGCATCAGAAGAGATCTGCGTAGCTGATCTGGCTGTTGAGGAAGGCACCAGTGCTTTGAAGGACTTGATACCCTACAATGGGATCTTGAACTTGGAGGGCATTCACAGGCCTTTGCTGGCACTGCAG TTAACCAAGCTGAAGGATGGATTGGCAATAGGGTGCGCCTTCAACCATGCGATCCTAGACGGCACCTCAACGTGGCACTTCATGAGCTCGTGGGCGGAGATCTGCAATGGGTCCAAATCCATTTCAGCCGAACCCTTCCTGGACCGCACCCAAGCCCGAAACACGCGCGTGAAGCTCGATCTCTCTCCGCCTCCATCCAACGGCGACGCGTCGTCCAACGCCAAAGCGGACCCGAAcctaagagagagagtgttCAGGTTTTCGGAAGCAGCCATCGACAAGATCAAGTCAACAATCAACGCAAACGCACCATCGGACGGCTCAAAACCATTCTCCACATTCCAATCCCTCTCCGTCCACATCTGGCGCCACGTCACCAAGGCGCGCCACCTGAAACCCGAAGACTACACGGTCTTCACCGTCTTCGCGGACTGCCGAAAACGGGTCGACCCGCCAATGCCCGATACCTACTTCGGGAACCTAATTCAGGCGGTCTTCACTGTGACAGCAGCCGGGTTGCTGTCGGCGAACTCGCCGGAGTTTGGAGCTTCGATGATCCAGAAGGCGATCGAAGCGCACAACTCGAAAGCCATTGACGAGCGCAACAAGGAGTGGGAGAAGTCGCCGAAGATTTTCGAGTTCAAGGACGCGGGAGTGAACTGCGTGGCGGTGGGGAGCTCGCCGAGGTTTCGGGTTTATGAGGTGGATTTCGGGTGGGGAAAACCGGAGGGGGTGAGAAGCGGGTCGAACAATAGGTTTGATGGGATGGTGTATTTGTACCAGGGGAAGAGCGGTGGGAGAAGCATTGATGTGGAGATTAGCTTGGAGGCTCCGACTATGGAGAAGCTGGAGAAAGACGAGAGCTTTGTTCTGATTGGCAACTAG
- the LOC18784924 gene encoding protein SRC2, which translates to MASGHEVQVKLSSARDLKNVNWRNGPVKPYAVVWVDPKNKCSTRVDEEGDTSPYWDETLTIPLPGPVDGDTTLYIDVVHAGSDPDTKPLIGSARLKLREVIDDVGFDERASRTLQLKRPSGRPQGKVDVKVTIREPRYRAPEPYYAPPYGVPPAGSRDYTAPPPAYGAPYAAPAPPPTYGVPYATPAPPPPRDYYAAPPSGYQYSAYNAPPAPYGQPAQASYGQAGYGHEEKKSKFGGMGTGLAVGAVAGVLGGVALAEGFDYVEDKIADDVAEKVEDDIGYDDGDDF; encoded by the coding sequence ATGGCGTCCGGCCACGAAGTCCAAGTCAAGCTCTCCTCCGCCCGCGACCTCAAGAACGTCAACTGGCGAAACGGCCCAGTGAAGCCGTACGCCGTCGTATGGGTCGACCCCAAGAACAAGTGCTCCACCAGGGTCGACGAGGAGGGTGACACGTCACCTTATTGGGACGAGACGCTCACCATCCCTCTACCGGGTCCTGTCGACGGCGACACCACGCTCTACATTGACGTCGTGCACGCCGGATCCGACCCTGACACCAAGCCACTGATCGGGTCCGCCCGGCTCAAACTCCGCGAAGTCATCGATGACGTGGGCTTCGACGAGCGCGCCAGCCGCACTCTGCAGCTCAAGCGACCCTCTGGCAGGCCCCAGGGCAAGGTTGACGTTAAGGTTACTATTAGGGAGCCGCGCTACCGTGCGCCGGAGCCGTACTACGCTCCGCCTTATGGGGTCCCACCGGCGGGGTCGAGAGATTATACTGCACCGCCGCCGGCGTATGGCGCACCGTACGCCGCACCCGCACCGCCGCCGACTTATGGAGTACCATACGCCACACCTGCACCGCCGCCTCCGCGCGATTACTACGCGGCCCCACCTTCTGGGTACCAGTACAGTGCGTACAATGCTCCTCCAGCGCCGTACGGTCAGCCGGCTCAGGCGAGTTATGGTCAGGCGGGGTATGGACATGAGGAGAAGAAGAGTAAGTTTGGTGGGATGGGGACAGGATTGGCTGTGGGCGCGGTGGCGGGGGTTCTTGGGGGAGTCGCATTGGCGGAGGGCTTTGATTACGTGGAGGACAAAATTGCGGATGACGTGGCGGAGAAGGTGGAAGATGATATTGGGTACGACGATGGGGATGACTTCTAG